The genome window gaggaaggagggtgcaTAAAGAActtggagaggaaaagggaggagtgTGGCCAGATCAGGCTCAGGAGGGGCCATAAGGCCTTTCGCTTCTATTGTGACTGCTATGGGAGCCACAGAAAGTTCTTGCGCAGAGAAGGGTTGTGATCTAACTTAACATGCTTACTCTGGCTGCTGAGATTAGGCTGAAGGGGTCAGGTGGGAAGCAGGTTCTCCATAGGGGTGAGAGGGGACCCAAACTGGGGTGATGATGGTGGAGGCGTGAGAAGAGCTGGGAGTCTGCATCTGTTCTGAAAGTAGAGTGAACAGCTTTGCGACTGGGGTTGGGCATGGGGTGTGAGAGAGAAATCAGCAAGGATTTTGCTACTTAAACACCTACAATGGCTCCCTATTGCTCTTTGGATACATCTTGCTTTCTTATGCGGGCTGGCCCTGCTGGCCTTCCAGCTGCCCCATTTGCACGAGCCTTTCTCTTTGTCAAACGTCCCTACCTTCCCAGGTCAGAATTCCCCAGACAGAGCAGCCTAACTCTCTTCAGTTTTTATGGCATTCCTCACAGTGTGTTAATGGTGTTGTGGGGCTTTTGTTTGCTTTAAATTTATCTGTCTTCTTGTTTTTGCTTGTCTTCCTCCCTAGAATAACACCCCATATATACCAGAGACATTCTGCCAAGCTTTATAAAGTTGTCACAAATACAGGAAGAATGTTGGCATCCGTGAGCACCCAGTTGTTTGTGTGTTGCCTGTAGCTAGTTCACTTGCACCTGCAAGCTAGGCACTGGTGGCCCTAGTCTGTAAGAAAGGAAAGTGTGCAGAGAAGGTTATATTTAGACCTGCCCAAGGGCACGAAAGTCTGAACTGAGGGGGGAAGGTTCCAGAGCCAGTGCCTCCCAGTCCTTCCCATGCCCTGAGGGTCCAGGTGGCTGGAGCTCCATGCTCAGGTGGACACAGAGCAGGGGAGATGGGGGAGGTCAGCCCCTGCAGGTTGAATGAGTCAAAGGTACGTTCTGCTACTCTAGGGAGCTTCCTCACTCAGCCCGCCTAGAAGCAGATGAGCGTGTCTTTGCTCAGTCTTTGTACTGTAAGTAACATAGAGGGTgtacatttagttttaaaaataaaacctgaagcCCACTCCAATCTCAGCCCATGCAGCTCCTATCTCTCCATCATCCACTTCTATCCCTATCCAGAACAGTCTCGCGGTcgccttcctctcccttcccgggCGCCCTCACCCCCAGTGCGAACAGGTGTCCCGGGGCTGCCGAGCGGGCCCAGCCCTTGCGGCTGCGGTCGCGGGAAAGCGCACAGACCTGGCTCCGGGCCCCTGGCTTGCAGCCCCCAAACTGCCTCAGTGTGTGCCCGCAGATAACACTCCTCCCCACGCCCCGCCCccgtgcctcagtttacccaaAGGTAAAGGCCAGGTCCTTGAGGCCCTACAGGTGACACACCTGCTTCCGGGACTTGATCGGCCCCGGGGCCCCGCGGGATAGAAGCCCGGAGCCCGACCCCTCGTCCCAAGGAGCCGCACCGTCCGGCCCCAGGGTATGCGGGGGGCGCGGGAGGGCCGCGGAGCCACAGCGCAGCGGCAGCCTCTCCGCGGGCGGGCTCCGGGGGGCGCCCGCGGGAGGGCGCGGCGGCGCTGGGggcgcgggcgggcgggcggcggcggcggggggcgGAGACGCGGCGCGGCTTCCGCTCCCgcgcctcctccctcctcccccgttGTCCTGGTTCGCAGCGCCCGAGGGGGAGGCGGCAGGCGCCGGGAGCCGCGCAAGGAGCCACCGCGCCGCGCCGCGCCATGGAGCCCAAGTGAGCGCGGCGCGGGCCCGGCCGGCCCCGGACAACATGGAGGCGGCACCGccccggccgccgccgccgccgccgctgctgctgctcGCTCTCTGCTGCAGCCTGGCCCCCGCCGCGGGTAGGTGTGCGCGGGCCGCAGGGACAATGGCCCGGGCGGCTCGCGGCCAAGTGCGCAGCTCGCGGTAGCGACTTTGCAAGTTGGGGGCTAGTTGGGGCGCGCGCCGCGAGTCCCCGCTGCCCCACGCCGTCCCCGGCGCCTGGGTGCAGCGCGCGGCCCTTTGTCTCAACCGTCCGGGTCCCTCCCAGGGACGCAGGGCCCGGTCCAGAGCGTCCCGGGGCGGCGAGGAGGGTGCGCGGGCGGCGCCGGCCCCGCCAGGTGCGGTGCGGGCGGGTCCTCACCTGCCCGGGCCCCGGGGCGCGCTCTGAAGCGCGCCCGCGTGAAGCCGGCGGGCGAGGCCGTGCTGGGACCGTGGGGACCCCGGTCCTGCGAGCAGGCACCGAGCGAAGTCGTCCGGCCCGGAGACAGGCCTGGCCGCCCCGCTTCGGGAACTCTGGCGAGCCTGTTTCCGATGGCCGCGCTGCCGGCCTGCGAGCTCCGAGAACTGATTTAAGTTGCAGAGAAAGTTCTGAGACCCGGCGTCGGGCGGCCTGGCCTGTTGCGCTGGCCTTTCATCAGCGTTGCTGTCGGTTTCCAAACTCACTGACACCTGCCAGGTGCCCGGACGACCTGTCTGGCCACTGGGGCCGCGAACAGTGGCGCCCGGCCCGTTTTGACCCCGGGAGGTGGCTGCGTGGGGCCGCCGCGGGGGAACGCGGTTCCAGAGCGCGGCGCGGTGGGACAGCGAGCTCGTGCCTCAGTTGTGCACACCCTTGGGGAGGTCTGGGGCTGGGGATCTTTCTCTGCAACTTTTGGTTCGTCCCAAGGGGTGGAGTTGAGGTCAGGAGGGCTCAGGAAACCTAAGCGCCTGTGAAACGCTACACATGTTCTTTTAATTTGGAGATTGCCATGTGGTTTTTGAAGCAAGTCTCTCGCTACCTAAATCATTATCCTGGGACGTGACTGTTGTTTTTCTGGAGTGTGGCTGGGCAAGTGGACATGGCCAGCGAATCCTGTGCTGTGGGGGCTGCTGTTCTGCCCGTGGtggtttttggggggaggagggcagcGAGCCTCAGGTCCCTTTGTCTGGGCCTTTTTAAGGCAAACAGCTGTCTCCCTGGATATATCCAGTGTGGATATTGCAGGGAGGTGTCCCAGCCTGGCTCTGTGGTCACATTCCCAGTGCTGCGGCCCCTACATTGAGATTTGGGGCTATGGAAAAGGGGTGGTTTCTTCAagtccccctgcccccagccctagCCTGGAGACTGTTGACGATTTCACCCCAAACGTATCTCTCTCTGGAGCCTGTTTACATTTCTCAGCCATGTCTGATACTAGCAAAACAAGGTGACGACAAAACAATGACGGTATCTGGGTAGTTCGGGCCAGCGTGGCTCCTTTTCTTCCCGGAAATGACTGGGTCACAGAGTcaaaaaggttttttattttattttattctggggagagggggagatgtTTGTTTAAAAGGTGGGGTTCCTCAGCTGGCTCCGTTGTTTTGTACTTCGTTGCAGTTTTGAATTTCCTATACCTTTTGGGACGATGTTGCTGGAGGCAAGTGCCTACCAACCACTGTGTGGTTTGAACCCTAAAGCAGAAGGATCTGATCTCATCTGTGGGGCTCAGTGGTGTATGAGGCAAAAATAGAGTTGATTAACGTTAGGAAGCTTGTGAGCATGTGGCTCTTTAGAGCACCTGCTGATGTGGTGACCCCAGGCTTAAAATGGAAGGACAAGGTGGCATCTCTCTGCAGAACCACCAGGAGGGACCATTCTCTGTAGGGTATGTCCCTGGTGTCTGTGTTTAGTTTATGCCTCCGTCGGGAGTGGAACCAGTAAGTTGGTAGCTAATTATTTTTCCTGATTGCTTCCTGTTGCAATTTGAAGCTCTGAGCCCATGGAAGTGCCTTTGTTCTCGTGGTCCCAGTGCTGGGAATGGTCCGGGCTGGTCCCCTCTGGCCCCACAGTGCTGCTCCAGTCCCAGCCTGTCCAGGGTTCCCCAGGGAGGTCACTACAGATGCCCAGGGCCTGGCCCACTGGGAGGGCCCAACCAGTGGGTGTTAACTCAGTGTTGTATGGAGTCCGCTGAGAGCGTCCCGCAGCGAAGGACCCTCTGATTTCCAAGGCAGGGCCCATGTTCCTTGTAAGCCTCCTATTTGGATCCAAGAATTTACCCAATCCACCTGTATAGTCCAACGCTTGCTGTGGAGATCTGTCGTATTTGGAACCCGTCTAATTTCAGCTGCACCACTCAGGCATTCAGCAGAATTtacacactgggggggggggggggctgcagtcaGGTGAGCACTCAGCAGGTCTGCAGCAGGGGCGTTCTGGGGCCAAGTGGGGCCTTTGGGGTCAGGCCAGCCTGGTTTACACGCTCAGCAGCTGGTTGACTTTGGACAACTTACCTAACTTCTCTGTGTCCGGTGTCCTCACCTGGTCTCCCTGACCCTGGAATGTTTTGAAGCATTAAATGCCATGTGTGAAACCCTTAGCACTGTCCCTGTCCCCAGTGAGGAACTGGTGGTGGCAGAGCCGCACGCAGTTCCTGTTGCGTAGCGGGGTCCTGATCTTTCCGGCCTGGAAGGTCTAGAAGCTGTTATCACACAGTCTGGATTTTTGCTCTGTGTCTGACCTGGGATGTCACTGTCTGACTCATGTATTGCTGTGACCCTGAGTGGGGTGTCTTGAGGTGGTTGACAGTGTGGACAGAGCCCAAGTGGCCCAGGGTCTTGCTACTTGttttggggaagggagagagttggacATCTGACTCCCCCTtggtgtgcctcagttttctcatctgtaaaatggggacagtaatACTTTCCTACCGCGGATTGAGTGAGTTACGGCAGCCTG of Saccopteryx bilineata isolate mSacBil1 chromosome 1, mSacBil1_pri_phased_curated, whole genome shotgun sequence contains these proteins:
- the LOC136319022 gene encoding gap junction alpha-3 protein-like, which gives rise to MARRGAVAPCAAPGACRLPLGRCEPGQRGRREEARERKPRRVSAPRRRRPPARAPSAAAPSRGRPPEPARGEAAAALWLRGPPAPPAYPGAGRCGSLGRGVGLRASIPRGPGADQVPEAD